The following coding sequences are from one Diospyros lotus cultivar Yz01 chromosome 7, ASM1463336v1, whole genome shotgun sequence window:
- the LOC127806018 gene encoding class V chitinase-like — translation MASKTLQMFSLFCSVLFLQLHFSAGQSAVQSAYWFPDSGIEAEDIDSTLFTHLFCAFADLDANSNQVTVSSSNSGPFSQFTQTVQQKNPNVKTLLSIGGGNSDTTAFASMASQASSRKSFIDSSIKLARNYGFHGLDLDWEYPETAAHMSNLRLLFNEWRAAVAADAKATGKPALLLTAAVYYAPRVNGVDYPIQAIANGLDWINLMAYDFYDPTRSQVTNSHAALYDPAGQVSGDYGVGAWIKAGLGSKKLVLGLPFYGYAWRLVNANNHGLYAPANGAVGPESGAMGFNQIRNFITQNNAPVVYNATVVTNYCYSGTTWIGYDGTRTVSTKVSYAKQKRLLGYFAWHVAADENWALSKAAKQAWGA, via the exons ATGGCTTCCAAGACTCTTCAGATGTTTTCCTTATTCTGCTCTGTTTTGTTTCTCCAACTTCACTTCTCGGCAGGCCAAAGTGCAGTTCAATCTGCCTATTGGTTTCCAGACAGTGGGATTGAAGCCGAAGACATAGACTCCACTTTGTTCACTCACCTCTTCTGCGCTTTTGCCGATCTTGATGCCAACTCAAACCAAGTCACTGTTTCATCCTCAAACTCTGGCCCTTTCTCACAATTCACCCAAACTGTCCAGCAAAAGAACCCTAATGTCAAAACCCTTTTGTCCATCGGCGGTGGAAATTCTGATACAACCGCCTTCGCCTCCATGGCCAGCCAAGCCAGCTCCAGGAAAAGTTTCATTGATTCCTCAATAAAACTAGCCAGGAATTATGGGTTCCATGGCCTGGACCTTGACTGGGAGTACCCAGAAACTGCTGCTCACATGTCTAACCTCCGGCTTCTCTTCAATGAGTGGCGGGCGGCGGTGGCCGCCGACGCAAAAGCCACAGGAAAACCGGCTTTGCTTCTGACTGCAGCTGTTTACTATGCGCCTAGGGTGAATGGAGTGGATTATCCAATTCAAGCTATAGCAAATGGACTAGACTGGATCAACTTGATGGCTTATGACTTCTACGATCCAACTAGGTCTCAGGTGACAAATTCTCACGCTGCATTGTACGATCCAGCAGGCCAAGTCAGTGGAGATTATGGGGTTGGGGCTTGGATTAAGGCCGGTTTGGGCTCAAAGAAGCTGGTTCTGGGTTTGCCATTTTATGGGTATGCCTGGAGGCTGGTGAATGCTAATAATCATGGCCTTTATGCACCGGCCAATGGTGCAGTGGGTCCGGAAAGTGGGGCAATGGGGTTCAACCAAATCAGGAATTTCATCACTCAGAACAATGCCCCAGTTGTGTACAATGCGACAGTGGTCACAAACTATTGCTATTCTGGGACAACTTGGATAGGGTACGATGGTACCAGGACTGTTTCCACCAAGGTTTCTTATGCTAAGCAAAAGCGCTTGCTTGGTTACTTTGCTTGGCATGTTGCAGCTGATGAAAATTGGGCACTTTCCAAAGCAG CCAAACAAGCATGGGGAGCATGA
- the LOC127805666 gene encoding uncharacterized protein LOC127805666 has protein sequence MDSDSPFTATAPPVFEGVNYQVWAVRMEAYLEACDLWEAIEEDYVIPPLPNNPTLAQIKNHKEKRERKSKAKACLFTAVSSTIFTRIMTLKSAKEIWDFLKKEYEGNERVKGMQVLNVIREFEMQRMKESDTVKEYLDRLLSIVNRVRLLGTEFPDSRIVQKILVTVPERFESTISSLENTKNLSSITLAELLNALQAQEQRRLMRQEDSIEGALQAKLEIG, from the coding sequence ATGGATTCTGATTCACCTTTCACAGCCACTGCTCCTCCAGTGTTTGAAGGTGTGAATTATCAGGTATGGGCAGTTAGAATGGAGGCATATCTTGAAGCTTGTGATCTCTGGGAAGCTATAGAAGAGGACTATGTGATTCCTCCTTTGCCTAACAACCCAACTCTTGCTCAAATCAAGAATCACAAggaaaaaagggaaaggaaatcAAAAGCAAAGGCATGTCTGTTTACAGCTGTATCATCAACAATCTTTACCAGAATTATGACCTTGAAATCAGCAAAGGAGATCTGGGACTTTCTCAAGAAAGAGTATGAAGGCAATGAGAGAGTTAAAGGGATGCAAGTGCTGAATGTGATAAGGGAGTTCGAAATGCAAAGGATGAAGGAGTCAGATACTGTGAAGGAGTATTTGGACAGACTTCTCAGCATTGTGAATAGGGTAAGATTGCTTGGAACTGAATTTCCTGATTCTAGAATAGTTCAGAAAATTCTAGTTACTGTCCCAGAAAGATTTGAATCAACAATTTCCTCTTTGGAAAATACTAAAAACCTGTCAAGCATTACCTTGGCAGAATTATTGAATGCTTTACAGGCTCAAGAGCAAAGAAGACTCATGAGACAAGAAGATTCCATTGAGGGAGCTCTGCAGGCCAAGCTTGAAATTGGTTAA
- the LOC127806019 gene encoding class V chitinase-like, which translates to MASKTLHIFFSLLLIQNHVSAGQDAVRSAYWFPGSGIEAKAIDSTLFTHLFCAFADLDASTNQVIDSPANSGPFSQFTQIVQLNNPNVKTLLSIGGGKANNADYASMASQESSRKSFIDSSISLARKYGFHGLDLDWEYPETAAQTANLKLLFNEWRAAVAADAQATGKPALLLTAAVFYKPKVNGVDYDIDSIANGLDWINLMAYEFYDPTRSSVTKSHAALYDPAGDDHISCDDGVADWIKAGLSQKKLVLGLPYFGFAWRLQDANNHGLEAPASGAVGADKGVMRFDEIKAVLNSATDVYDETIVTNYCYSGTTWIGYDGAGTISTKASYAKQKGLLGYFAWHVAQDDDDWTLSKEAQKAWGA; encoded by the exons ATGGCTTCCAAGACTCTTcatatcttcttctctcttcttctaatCCAAAATCATGTCTCAGCAGGCCAAGATGCAGTTCGATCGGCTTACTGGTTTCCAGGCAGTGGGATCGAAGCCAAAGCCATAGACTCCACTTTGTTCACCCACCTCTTCTGCGCTTTCGCCGATCTTGATGCCAGCACAAACCAAGTCATCGATTCACCCGCAAACTCCGGCCCATTCTCGCAATTCACCCAAATAGTCCAGCTCAATAACCCTAATGTCAAAACCCTTCTCTCCATTGGCGGTGGAAAGGCCAACAATGCCGACTATGCTTCCATGGCCAGCCAAGAAAGTTCCAGGAAAAGCTTCATCGATTCTTCAATATCACTAGCCAGAAAATATGGGTTCCACGGCCTGGACCTCGACTGGGAGTACCCAGAAACCGCCGCCCAAACGGCCAACCTCAAGCTGCTTTTCAACGAGTGGCGTGCTGCCGTGGCCGCCGACGCTCAGGCCACTGGAAAACCGGCCTTGCTTCTCACAGCAGCTGTTTTCTATAAACCAAAGGTTAATGGAGTGGATTATGATATTGATTCCATAGCAAATGGATTGGATTGGATCAACTTGATGGCTTATGAGTTCTATGATCCTACCAGGTCTTCAGTGACAAAATCTCACGCTGCATTGTATGATCCAGCAGGAGATGATCATATCAGTTGTGATGATGGGGTTGCAGATTGGATTAAGGCTGGTTTGAGCCAGAAGAAGCTGGTTCTTGGGTTGCCATATTTTGGGTTTGCTTGGAGGCTGCAGGATGCTAATAATCATGGCCTTGAGGCTCCGGCCAGCGGTGCAGTTGGCGCCGATAAAGGGGTCATGAGGTTCGACGAAATCAAGGCCGTTCTGAACAGTGCCACGGATGTTTACGATGAGACCATTGTCACGAACTATTGCTATTCTGGGACAACTTGGATAGGGTACGATGGTGCCGGGACTATTTCCACCAAGGCTTCTTACGCTAAGCAAAAGGGTTTGCTTGGTTACTTTGCTTGGCATGTTGCACAGGATGATGACGACTGGACACTTTCTAAAGAAG CCCAGAAAGCATGGGGAGCATGA